In a genomic window of Zingiber officinale cultivar Zhangliang chromosome 9B, Zo_v1.1, whole genome shotgun sequence:
- the LOC122023113 gene encoding inositol-tetrakisphosphate 1-kinase 1-like translates to MEDTSVSRRFVVGYALAPKKKHSFVRPSLVGLASDRGVDLVPIDPSRRVSEQGPFDCVIHKFYGDEWKSQLADFSAKNPGVPIVDRPIDIERLHNRITMLQFVSELEIPQGRETFGIPNQVVIYDSSALSNTTDLRFPIIAKPLVADGSAKSHKMSLVYHREALLKLKPPLVLQEFVNHGGVIFKVYVVGNYVQCVRRKSLPDVSPEKLDHPVGSVTFSQVSNVTTQRPEEVEYYERLEEAEVPPPHFLEKVAMGLRQAMGLRLFNFDMIRDSKSSNHYLIVDINYFPGYAKMPSYEKVLTDFLCDLVRDEKGQAPTSSSAPSPASSNLCKHHEHE, encoded by the coding sequence ATGGAGGACACCTCCGTTTCTCGTCGATTTGTGGTGGGCTACGCCCTCGCGCCTAAGAAGAAGCATAGCTTTGTCCGGCCGTCTCTCGTCGGCCTCGCGAGCGACCGCGGCGTCGATCTCGTCCCCATCGACCCCTCTCGTCGCGTCTCCGAGCAGGGCCCCTTCGATTGCGTGATCCACAAATTTTACGGCGACGAATGGAAGTCACAGCTCGCGGATTTCTCCGCCAAGAATCCCGGCGTCCCCATCGTCGACCGGCCCATCGACATCGAACGCCTTCACAATCGCATCACCATGCTCCAGTTCGTGTCCGAGCTCGAAATCCCTCAGGGGAGGGAGACCTTTGGGATCCCCAACCAAGTGGTGATCTATGATTCCAGCGCCCTCTCCAACACCACCGACCTCAGGTTCCCTATCATCGCCAAGCCGCTGGTCGCCGACGGCAGCGCCAAATCCCACAAGATGTCCCTTGTCTACCACCGCGAGGCTCTTCTCAAACTCAAACCTCCCCTGGTGCTGCAGGAGTTCGTCAATCACGGCGGGGTCATCTTCAAGGTCTATGTGGTGGGGAACTACGTGCAGTGCGTGAGAAGGAAATCCCTCCCCGACGTTTCCCCGGAGAAGCTGGATCATCCCGTCGGCTCTGTCACCTTCTCTCAAGTGTCCAACGTGACCACGCAGAGACCCGAAGAGGTCGAATATTACGAGCGCCTGGAAGAAGCAGAGGTGCCCCCGCCGCACTTTCTCGAGAAGGTAGCAATGGGTTTGAGGCAGGCGATGGGATTGCGCCTCTTCAATTTCGACATGATTAGGGATTCCAAATCGAGTAATCATTACCTCATAGTGGACATCAATTACTTTCCCGGTTACGCTAAGATGCCGTCTTACGAAAAGGTTTTAACCGACTTTCTCTGTGACCTTGTTCGTGACGAGAAGGGGCAAGCGCCTACGAGTTCTTCTGCACCGTCGCCCGCTTCCTCTAACTTGTGCAAGCATCATGAGCATGAATAG